In Streptomyces sp. NBC_00306, a single genomic region encodes these proteins:
- a CDS encoding acetyl-CoA C-acetyltransferase, translating to MFAHAPRRVAVIGGSRIPFARSDGAYATASNQEMLGAALDGLVERYGLQEPDAVGEFVAGAVLKHSRDFNLARETVLGSALDPRTPAYDIQQACGTGLQAIIAVANKIALGAVDSGIAGGADTASDAPLGVNDELRRILLEARRAKGAGGRLRALARIRPRHLVPDIPRNAEPRTGLSMGEHAAITAREWGIGRTEQDELTVESHRRLAAAYDRGLLDDLVVPYRGLARDGNLRPGSTVEKLATLKPVFGTAHPDATMTAANSTPLTDGAATVLLASEDWAAARGLRPLAFLTAYETAAVDHVGGRDGLLMAPVYAVPRMLERAGLTLGDFDLVEIHEAFASQVLATLAAWEKQGLAPVDRARLNVGGSSLATGHPFAATGARIVATLATLLAEREGPGRGLVSVCAAGGQGVTAILERA from the coding sequence ATGTTCGCTCACGCGCCTCGCCGGGTCGCGGTGATCGGTGGCAGCCGTATCCCCTTCGCCAGGTCCGACGGTGCCTACGCCACCGCCTCCAACCAGGAGATGCTGGGCGCCGCGCTGGACGGGCTCGTCGAGCGGTACGGCCTCCAGGAGCCGGACGCGGTGGGCGAGTTCGTCGCCGGCGCCGTCCTCAAGCACAGCCGTGACTTCAATCTCGCTCGCGAGACCGTCCTCGGCTCGGCGCTCGACCCGCGGACCCCCGCGTACGACATCCAGCAGGCCTGCGGCACCGGACTGCAGGCGATCATCGCCGTGGCGAACAAGATCGCGCTCGGCGCGGTGGACAGCGGGATCGCGGGCGGCGCCGACACCGCGAGCGACGCACCGCTCGGCGTCAACGACGAGCTGCGCCGGATCCTGCTGGAAGCGCGCCGGGCGAAGGGGGCGGGCGGCCGGCTGCGGGCGCTCGCGCGGATCCGGCCGCGGCACCTCGTGCCCGACATCCCGCGCAACGCCGAACCCCGCACCGGGCTGTCGATGGGCGAGCACGCCGCGATCACCGCACGGGAGTGGGGGATCGGCCGCACCGAACAGGACGAGCTGACCGTCGAGAGCCACCGCCGGCTCGCCGCCGCGTACGACCGCGGGCTTCTGGACGACCTCGTCGTGCCGTACCGGGGCCTGGCCCGGGACGGGAATCTGCGGCCCGGCTCCACCGTGGAGAAACTCGCCACGCTGAAGCCGGTGTTCGGCACGGCGCACCCCGACGCGACGATGACCGCCGCCAACTCCACCCCGCTCACCGACGGCGCGGCCACCGTGCTGCTGGCGAGCGAGGACTGGGCGGCGGCGCGGGGTCTGCGGCCGCTCGCCTTCCTCACGGCGTACGAGACGGCCGCCGTCGACCATGTCGGCGGGCGGGACGGACTGCTGATGGCACCCGTGTACGCCGTCCCCCGGATGCTGGAGCGGGCCGGGCTCACCCTCGGCGATTTCGATCTGGTGGAGATCCACGAGGCGTTCGCCTCGCAGGTGCTCGCCACGCTGGCCGCCTGGGAGAAGCAGGGCCTCGCTCCCGTGGACCGGGCGCGGCTGAACGTCGGCGGCTCCTCGCTCGCGACCGGGCATCCGTTCGCCGCGACGGGCGCGCGGATCGTCGCGACGCTCGCCACGCTGCTGGCGGAGCGGGAGGGTCCGGGACGCGGACTCGTCTCGGTCTGCGCGGCGGGCGGCCAGGGGGTCACGGCGATCCTCGAACGTGCCTGA
- a CDS encoding AMP-dependent synthetase/ligase, with product MSHAHKESPVTAEPVEPSKSLQGGVVREVLLPPLVPVVRHGSLADIPFDNAREAPADAVLSRKGPGGDWKDVTAGEFADQVLAVAKGLIAEGLRPGDRLAIMSRTTYEWTLLDFAAWAAGLITVPVYPTSSAFQARWILQDSGAVACVVEDTAQARLISQERKQLPDLTRLWAFATGAVDTLMKAGAQIPDTVVTARRGGLGPESVATLLYTSGTTGRPKGCVLTHGNFFAEVDNAIELLHPVFRSLSREPAATLLFLPLSHVFGRMVAVACLRARVRLGHAPSIRTEDLLADLAGFRPTFLLAIPYVLEKVYNTGRATAEKLGRASSFDRAARIARRYGEAVEAAHHGTGPGPSRSLRAARALYDPLVYRRIRAALGGKVRYAICGGSPLGRRLAAFYAGAGVQVFEGYGLTETTAAATVTPPLKPRMGTVGWPLPGTAVRIADDGEVLLRGGQVFSGYWDRERGAIVPVTRDGWFATGDLGSIDADGYLTITGRTKDILITSAGKNVAPAPLEDWLRAHPLIGQCMVVGDNRPYVTALLTLEPDGIAHWCRMKKKQHLTAAQLAVDEDLLATLQRAVDEANRLVSRAESIRRFHVLAGDFTEESGHLTPSLKLRRSAIARDFTAEIEGLYRR from the coding sequence ATGTCCCACGCGCACAAGGAGTCGCCCGTGACCGCCGAACCGGTCGAGCCGAGCAAGAGCCTTCAGGGCGGTGTCGTACGCGAGGTCCTTCTGCCGCCGCTCGTGCCCGTCGTCCGCCACGGTTCGCTCGCCGACATCCCCTTCGACAACGCACGCGAGGCGCCCGCCGACGCGGTCCTCAGCCGCAAGGGCCCCGGCGGCGACTGGAAGGACGTGACGGCCGGTGAGTTCGCGGACCAGGTGCTGGCGGTGGCCAAGGGCCTGATCGCCGAAGGGCTGCGGCCCGGCGACCGGCTCGCGATCATGTCCCGTACGACCTATGAGTGGACGCTGCTCGACTTCGCGGCCTGGGCCGCCGGGCTGATCACCGTCCCCGTCTACCCGACCTCGTCCGCGTTCCAGGCCCGCTGGATCCTCCAGGACTCGGGAGCCGTCGCGTGCGTCGTGGAGGACACCGCCCAGGCGCGGTTGATCAGCCAGGAACGCAAGCAACTGCCCGACCTCACCCGGCTGTGGGCGTTCGCCACGGGCGCGGTGGACACGCTCATGAAGGCGGGCGCGCAGATACCCGACACGGTCGTCACCGCGCGGCGGGGCGGCCTGGGGCCGGAGTCGGTCGCGACACTGCTCTACACCTCGGGAACGACCGGCCGCCCCAAGGGCTGTGTCCTCACCCACGGGAACTTCTTCGCCGAGGTGGACAACGCGATCGAGCTGCTGCACCCGGTCTTCCGGTCGCTGAGCCGCGAACCCGCCGCCACGCTGCTCTTCCTGCCGCTGTCCCACGTGTTCGGGCGGATGGTGGCGGTGGCCTGTCTGCGGGCCCGCGTGCGGCTCGGGCACGCACCCTCCATCCGGACCGAGGACCTGCTCGCCGACCTGGCCGGCTTCCGGCCCACGTTCCTGCTCGCCATTCCCTACGTCCTGGAGAAGGTCTACAACACCGGCCGCGCGACGGCCGAAAAGCTCGGCCGGGCCTCGTCGTTCGACCGGGCGGCGAGGATCGCCCGGCGCTACGGGGAGGCGGTGGAGGCGGCCCACCACGGCACCGGACCGGGGCCCTCGCGGTCCCTGCGAGCCGCCCGCGCGCTGTACGACCCGCTGGTCTACCGGCGTATCCGTGCCGCACTCGGCGGCAAGGTCCGGTACGCGATCTGCGGAGGTTCACCGCTCGGACGCCGCCTCGCCGCCTTCTACGCCGGAGCCGGTGTCCAGGTCTTCGAGGGGTACGGGCTCACCGAGACGACGGCCGCGGCCACCGTGACGCCGCCGCTCAAGCCCCGGATGGGCACGGTCGGTTGGCCCCTGCCCGGAACAGCGGTACGGATCGCCGACGACGGCGAGGTGCTGCTCCGCGGCGGCCAGGTGTTCAGCGGGTACTGGGACCGGGAGCGGGGTGCGATCGTGCCGGTGACCCGGGACGGCTGGTTCGCCACGGGCGACCTCGGTTCGATCGACGCCGACGGCTATCTGACCATCACCGGTCGCACGAAGGACATCCTCATCACCTCCGCAGGGAAGAACGTCGCCCCGGCGCCGCTGGAGGACTGGCTGCGCGCCCACCCGCTCATCGGCCAGTGCATGGTGGTCGGCGACAACCGCCCCTATGTCACCGCCCTGTTGACGCTGGAGCCCGACGGCATCGCGCACTGGTGCCGGATGAAGAAGAAGCAGCACCTCACCGCGGCCCAACTGGCCGTGGACGAGGACCTGCTGGCGACGCTCCAGCGCGCGGTGGACGAGGCGAACCGGCTGGTGTCGAGGGCCGAGTCGATCCGCCGCTTCCATGTTCTGGCAGGGGACTTCACGGAGGAGAGCGGCCATCTGACGCCGTCGCTGAAGCTGCGGCGGAGCGCGATCGCGCGTGACTTCACGGCGGAGATCGAGGGCCTGTACCGCCGGTGA
- a CDS encoding Pls/PosA family non-ribosomal peptide synthetase, translated as MTVAPETPALLETLLAEAPSPALYTAGGAAPERTLVDMLDETARRHPDALAVDDGVAPLTYRALLDEVETLRRQLAETGTGTGDRVGIRVPSGTADLYVSILAVLAAGAAYVPVDAEDPDERADLVFTEAAVSAVIGEGRTIVPSSTPGGDTGRRPAPDDDAWIIFTSGSTGKPKGVAVTHRNAAAFVDAEAGLFLTGAPLGPGDRVLAGLSVAFDASCEEMWLAWRHGACLVPAPRSLVRTGLDLGPWLVEQRITVVSTVPTLAALWPAEALDEVRLLIFGGEACPPELAERMAVPGREVWNTYGPTEATVVACAAPLTGEGPVRIGLPLDGWELAVVDGRGEIVAMGETGELVIGGVGLARYLDEAKDTEKYAPLPALGWDRAYRSGDLVRAEEEGLLFVGRADEQIKLGGRRIELGEIDAALQALPGVAGAAAAVRTTGAGHQLLVGYVVPAAPDGVTPADVLDDSAEVRETEGAEAVAQGTDAPADAPAAADADIDHADADAGIDADAVPDAAVAFDLDDSLARLRKELPAALVPLIAVVDDLPTRTSGKVDRNALPWPLPNTGTGDSAQAAELTETEAWLAEQWTDLLGVPVSGPDADFFAGGGGSLAAAQLVSRIREQYATGSVGDIYQNPTLGALALTLERTSPRSTKARPVRPVPRRTGIAQILLMLPLLTVTGLRWSVVAAAVNNVVALPWAPTVSWWWVALGWLLFLSPAGRIVIAAGGARMLLRGVRPGTYARGGGTHLRLWTAERLAELSGATNLAGTWLTYYARALGVRIGEDVDLHSLPPVTGMLRLGRGSAVEPEVDLSGHWLDGDRLHIGAVRIGAGATVGARSTLFPGARIGKRAEIAPGSGVTGTVPADERWSGVPATRKGKANRRFPEGRPRRRRRWTAVYSLTSLFLSLLPALAALPALLVMGAFVDGTHGLGDALAAALTAVPLATLVAMAGYALLIVAGVRTLGVGLREGHHPVHGRIAWQAWATERLMDMARVHLFPLYASLFTPVWLRALGMKVGRGVEASTVLALPAMTTVGDGAFLADDTLVASYELGGGWLRIAEARVGKRAFLGNSGMTAAGRRVPKRGLVGVLSSTPKRAKAGSSWLGMPPMKLPRSAEESDQSRTFAPPARLKWARACVELCRIVPVMCSVALAVLGLAVFELLAARYGFTVAILAGGAVLFAAGVVACLVAIAAKWLLVGRFKAVEHPLWSSFVWRNEVADTFVEVLAVPWLVGASAGTPLMNLWLRGLGARIGRGAWCDTYWLPEADLVSVGSGASVNRGCVVQTHLFHDRIMRMDNVVLGAGATLGPHGIALPGAVIGDRATVGPASLVMRGESVPADSRWLGNPIAAWRK; from the coding sequence ATGACCGTCGCCCCGGAGACCCCGGCTCTCCTCGAAACCCTTCTGGCCGAAGCGCCCTCCCCGGCGCTCTACACCGCCGGCGGCGCCGCACCCGAGCGCACTCTCGTCGACATGCTCGACGAGACCGCCCGCCGCCACCCGGACGCTCTCGCCGTCGACGACGGCGTCGCACCCCTCACCTACCGTGCGCTCCTCGACGAGGTCGAGACGCTGCGCCGGCAGCTCGCCGAGACCGGCACGGGGACCGGCGACCGGGTGGGCATACGCGTCCCCTCCGGGACCGCCGACCTGTACGTCTCCATCCTCGCCGTCCTCGCGGCCGGCGCCGCCTACGTCCCCGTCGACGCCGAGGACCCCGACGAGCGCGCCGACCTCGTGTTCACCGAGGCCGCGGTGAGCGCCGTCATCGGCGAAGGCCGCACCATCGTCCCGAGCAGCACCCCCGGCGGCGACACCGGCCGCAGGCCGGCGCCCGACGACGACGCCTGGATCATCTTCACCTCCGGCTCCACCGGCAAGCCCAAGGGCGTCGCCGTCACCCACCGCAACGCCGCGGCGTTCGTCGACGCGGAGGCCGGTCTCTTCCTCACCGGCGCCCCGCTCGGCCCCGGCGACCGCGTCCTGGCCGGCCTCTCCGTCGCCTTCGACGCCTCCTGCGAGGAGATGTGGCTGGCCTGGCGGCACGGCGCCTGCCTGGTGCCCGCCCCCCGCTCCCTCGTCCGCACCGGACTCGACCTCGGCCCCTGGCTCGTCGAACAGCGCATCACCGTCGTCTCGACGGTCCCCACACTCGCGGCCCTGTGGCCCGCTGAAGCGCTCGACGAGGTACGTCTGCTGATCTTCGGCGGTGAGGCCTGCCCGCCCGAGCTGGCGGAACGCATGGCGGTCCCCGGCCGCGAGGTGTGGAACACCTACGGCCCGACCGAGGCCACCGTCGTCGCCTGCGCGGCCCCGCTGACCGGCGAGGGCCCGGTGCGCATCGGCCTGCCGCTCGACGGCTGGGAGCTCGCCGTCGTGGACGGCCGCGGCGAGATCGTGGCGATGGGCGAGACCGGCGAGCTGGTGATCGGCGGCGTCGGCCTGGCGCGCTACCTGGACGAGGCGAAGGACACCGAGAAGTACGCTCCCCTGCCCGCACTCGGCTGGGACCGCGCCTACCGCAGTGGTGACCTGGTGCGCGCGGAGGAGGAGGGCCTGCTCTTCGTGGGCCGCGCCGACGAGCAGATCAAGCTCGGCGGCCGCCGTATCGAGCTGGGCGAGATCGACGCGGCGCTCCAGGCGCTGCCGGGCGTGGCAGGCGCGGCGGCGGCGGTCCGCACGACCGGTGCGGGCCATCAGCTGCTGGTGGGCTACGTCGTACCGGCGGCGCCGGACGGCGTGACGCCCGCGGACGTGCTCGACGACTCCGCCGAGGTGCGGGAGACCGAGGGCGCCGAGGCCGTGGCTCAGGGAACGGACGCGCCCGCCGATGCACCGGCCGCCGCGGATGCCGATATCGACCACGCCGACGCCGACGCCGGTATCGATGCCGACGCCGTGCCCGACGCCGCCGTCGCGTTCGACCTCGACGACTCGCTCGCGCGGCTGCGCAAGGAGCTGCCCGCCGCGCTCGTCCCGCTCATCGCCGTCGTCGACGATCTGCCGACCCGCACCTCCGGCAAGGTCGACCGCAACGCCCTGCCCTGGCCGCTGCCGAACACCGGCACCGGCGACAGCGCTCAGGCCGCCGAGCTCACCGAGACCGAGGCCTGGCTCGCCGAACAGTGGACCGACCTCCTGGGCGTGCCGGTGAGCGGGCCCGACGCCGACTTCTTCGCCGGCGGAGGTGGCAGTCTCGCCGCCGCACAGCTCGTCTCGCGGATCCGTGAGCAGTACGCCACCGGGTCCGTCGGCGACATCTACCAGAACCCGACGCTCGGAGCCCTCGCGCTCACGCTGGAGCGGACCTCCCCGCGCAGCACGAAGGCCCGCCCGGTGCGGCCGGTGCCGCGCAGGACCGGGATCGCGCAGATTCTGCTCATGCTGCCGCTGCTGACCGTCACCGGACTGCGCTGGTCGGTCGTCGCGGCCGCCGTCAACAACGTCGTCGCCCTGCCCTGGGCCCCCACCGTCTCCTGGTGGTGGGTGGCGCTCGGCTGGCTGCTGTTCCTCAGCCCGGCCGGGCGGATCGTCATCGCCGCCGGCGGCGCGCGGATGCTGCTGCGCGGGGTGCGCCCCGGGACGTACGCGCGCGGCGGCGGCACCCATCTGCGCCTGTGGACTGCCGAACGCCTCGCCGAGCTCAGCGGTGCGACCAACCTCGCGGGCACCTGGCTCACCTACTACGCCCGCGCGCTCGGTGTCCGGATCGGCGAGGACGTCGACCTGCACTCCCTGCCTCCGGTGACCGGCATGCTCCGGCTCGGCCGCGGCAGCGCCGTGGAACCCGAGGTGGACCTCTCCGGCCACTGGCTGGACGGGGACCGGCTGCACATCGGAGCCGTACGCATCGGCGCCGGTGCCACCGTCGGCGCCCGCAGCACGCTCTTCCCCGGCGCGCGGATCGGCAAGCGCGCCGAGATCGCGCCCGGGTCCGGCGTGACCGGGACCGTGCCGGCCGACGAGCGCTGGTCCGGTGTGCCGGCCACCCGCAAGGGCAAGGCCAACCGCCGGTTCCCCGAAGGCCGTCCCCGGCGCAGACGCCGCTGGACCGCCGTCTACTCCCTGACCTCGCTGTTCCTCAGCCTGCTGCCGGCGCTCGCGGCGCTGCCCGCGCTGCTGGTGATGGGCGCCTTCGTGGACGGCACCCACGGGCTCGGTGACGCCCTGGCCGCCGCGCTCACCGCCGTACCGCTCGCCACGCTGGTGGCGATGGCCGGCTACGCCCTGCTGATCGTCGCCGGCGTCCGTACGCTCGGCGTCGGCCTGCGCGAGGGCCATCACCCCGTGCACGGCCGGATCGCCTGGCAGGCATGGGCGACCGAGCGGCTGATGGACATGGCGCGCGTCCATCTCTTCCCCCTCTACGCGAGCCTGTTCACGCCCGTGTGGCTGCGGGCGCTGGGCATGAAGGTGGGCCGCGGCGTCGAGGCGTCGACGGTGCTCGCACTCCCCGCGATGACCACGGTCGGCGACGGCGCGTTCCTGGCCGACGACACACTGGTGGCTTCCTACGAACTCGGCGGCGGCTGGCTGCGGATCGCCGAGGCCCGGGTCGGCAAGCGCGCGTTCCTCGGCAACTCCGGGATGACCGCCGCCGGGCGCCGGGTGCCCAAGCGGGGTCTCGTCGGTGTGCTGTCGTCGACCCCGAAGCGGGCCAAGGCGGGCTCGTCCTGGCTCGGTATGCCTCCGATGAAGCTGCCGCGTTCGGCGGAGGAGAGCGACCAGAGCCGTACCTTCGCCCCGCCCGCCCGGCTGAAGTGGGCGCGCGCCTGCGTCGAGCTCTGCCGGATCGTGCCGGTGATGTGCAGCGTCGCGCTCGCCGTCCTCGGGCTCGCGGTCTTCGAACTGCTGGCGGCCCGGTACGGATTCACCGTCGCCATCCTGGCCGGCGGAGCGGTGCTGTTCGCCGCCGGTGTGGTGGCGTGCCTGGTGGCGATCGCGGCGAAGTGGCTGCTGGTGGGCCGGTTCAAGGCCGTCGAGCACCCGCTGTGGTCGTCGTTCGTGTGGCGCAACGAGGTCGCGGACACCTTCGTCGAGGTGCTGGCCGTGCCGTGGCTGGTCGGTGCGAGCGCCGGCACCCCGCTGATGAACTTGTGGCTGCGCGGGCTCGGCGCCCGCATCGGACGAGGTGCCTGGTGCGACACCTACTGGCTGCCCGAGGCGGACCTGGTGAGCGTCGGCAGCGGCGCGAGCGTCAACCGCGGATGCGTCGTCCAGACCCACCTCTTCCATGACCGGATCATGCGCATGGACAATGTCGTTCTCGGAGCGGGCGCGACACTCGGCCCGCACGGCATCGCGCTGCCCGGCGCGGTGATCGGCGACCGGGCCACCGTCGGTCCGGCGTCGCTGGTGATGCGCGGGGAGAGCGTGCCCGCGGACAGCCGCTGGCTGGGCAACCCGATCGCGGCATGGCGGAAGTGA
- a CDS encoding M1 family metallopeptidase, producing the protein MTDLYLPQHGDSGYGTTRYDLELDYIPHTGRLSGRARITAVAERALPEIVLDLGQFRLSKVLVDGARPARYTHRGDKLRIRPARPLRAGAGFTVEVRYTGVPHPVRTRDWGDLGWEQLDEGALVASQPHGARSWFPCNDRPDDKAVYRIAVTAPTPYTVIANGTLTSRTMSASTTTWVYEQSAPMATYLATVQIGPYELVDVPHAGAVPQPAAVPRSLLGRFGRDFARQPQMMTVFQDLFGPYPFDDYAVVIVDEELDVPVEAQGLSIFGANHVDGRRGSERLVAHELAHQWFGNSLTVADWRHIWLNEGFAKYAEWLWSEMSGGPSASAMAAKSRARLALLRQDVRIADPGLRRLFDDRVYERGALTLHALRMEIGHAAFVGLLRQWTSTHRHGVVTTEEFIALAREHSPRPLDKLFTTWLYEPKLPPLPRQR; encoded by the coding sequence GTGACGGACTTGTATCTGCCGCAGCACGGCGACAGCGGTTACGGGACGACGCGGTACGACCTGGAGCTGGACTACATCCCGCACACCGGGCGGCTGTCCGGCCGGGCCCGGATCACCGCCGTCGCCGAGCGCGCGCTGCCCGAAATCGTCCTCGACCTCGGGCAGTTCCGGCTCAGCAAGGTGCTGGTGGACGGCGCCCGCCCGGCCCGGTACACACACCGCGGGGACAAACTCCGGATACGTCCGGCGCGACCGCTGCGGGCGGGCGCCGGCTTCACCGTCGAGGTGCGCTACACGGGAGTGCCGCATCCCGTGCGCACCCGTGACTGGGGCGACCTCGGCTGGGAGCAGCTGGACGAGGGCGCGCTGGTGGCCTCCCAGCCGCACGGCGCCCGGTCCTGGTTCCCCTGCAACGACCGCCCCGACGACAAGGCCGTGTACCGGATCGCGGTGACGGCGCCCACGCCGTACACGGTGATTGCGAACGGCACGCTCACCTCGCGCACGATGAGCGCCTCCACGACGACCTGGGTGTACGAGCAGTCCGCCCCGATGGCCACGTATCTCGCGACCGTGCAGATCGGGCCCTACGAACTGGTCGACGTCCCGCACGCGGGAGCCGTGCCGCAGCCCGCCGCCGTGCCGCGTTCGCTCCTCGGGCGCTTCGGGCGCGACTTCGCGCGCCAGCCGCAGATGATGACCGTCTTCCAGGACCTGTTCGGGCCCTACCCCTTCGACGACTACGCGGTCGTGATCGTCGACGAGGAACTGGACGTGCCGGTCGAGGCCCAGGGCCTGTCCATCTTCGGCGCGAACCACGTCGACGGGCGGCGCGGCAGCGAACGCCTGGTGGCGCACGAACTGGCCCACCAGTGGTTCGGCAACAGCCTCACGGTCGCCGACTGGCGGCACATCTGGCTCAACGAGGGCTTCGCGAAGTACGCCGAGTGGCTGTGGTCCGAGATGTCGGGCGGCCCCTCCGCGTCGGCGATGGCCGCGAAGTCCCGGGCGCGCCTGGCGCTGCTGCGGCAGGACGTCCGCATCGCCGACCCCGGTCTGCGGCGGCTGTTCGACGACCGGGTCTACGAACGCGGTGCGCTGACGCTGCACGCGCTGCGCATGGAGATCGGGCACGCGGCCTTCGTGGGGCTGCTGCGGCAGTGGACGTCGACGCACCGGCACGGTGTGGTCACGACGGAGGAGTTCATCGCGCTGGCCCGCGAGCACTCACCGCGCCCGCTGGACAAGCTGTTCACGACGTGGCTGTACGAGCCGAAGCTGCCGCCGCTGCCGCGGCAGCGCTGA
- a CDS encoding J-domain-containing protein, giving the protein MTERKPPGVSFESWVDKQIRDATERGDFTSLPGFGKPLPDDKAPYDELWWVKSKMHREGVSVLPPTLALRKEAEDARDAVDRATTESEVRRILTGINEKITAAILRPPPGPPLGRKPFDIDAVLTEWRAARAKDRRAEG; this is encoded by the coding sequence GTGACCGAACGAAAGCCCCCGGGCGTCAGTTTCGAGTCGTGGGTGGACAAGCAGATCCGCGACGCGACGGAACGGGGTGACTTCACCTCACTGCCCGGCTTCGGGAAGCCGCTGCCGGACGACAAGGCGCCGTACGACGAACTGTGGTGGGTCAAGAGCAAGATGCACCGTGAGGGCGTCTCCGTCCTGCCGCCGACACTGGCGCTGCGCAAGGAGGCGGAGGACGCCCGGGACGCGGTGGACCGCGCCACGACGGAGTCCGAGGTCCGGCGCATCCTGACCGGGATCAACGAGAAGATCACCGCCGCGATTCTCCGTCCGCCGCCGGGTCCGCCGCTGGGGCGCAAGCCGTTCGACATCGACGCGGTCCTCACCGAATGGCGCGCGGCCCGCGCGAAGGACCGGCGCGCGGAGGGCTGA